A segment of the Prochlorococcus marinus XMU1412 genome:
CGTAAAGGTCAAAAACAGTGGTTCGAAAGATATTCAAAAGAAAGAAATGAATTTGCCGATGCGAAAAATAGTAAATGCAGGTTCAGTGGGAGAGCCACGGCATGGAGGAACTAAAGCTACTTATGTGGTTTATAACGACATCACTAATGACGTAAAAATTAGAGAAGTTGAATATGATATCGAACTTACCTGCAAAGCAATAATAAATGCTGGTCTTCCTCCGATTTTTGCATGGCGTTTAAAAAACGGATTTGAATTTGCCGAACGAGCTGAAGATGCTTCTCATGTTTGTGAAAGATGATAGAACGCTGGGCACTTATAAGTGGGTTAAAAGGGGATCTAGATACTTATGAACTTATTCAAAAAGATTTAAAAAAAACTCCTGGGAACATAACCCTCTTTGTTTTGGGGGATATGATAGGTCCTGAAAAAAACTGTAATAAACTTCTACACAGATTAATTAATCCAAAAAGTAATGATTTACAACCATGGTGCATATATGGTTGGTGGGAAGAACAAATCCTCTTAGAAAGTGGTTACCGTGGCAATCAAAGAGCTGAAGCTTTGAGAATAAATAAAGGTGAAGAAGTGGTCAAATCTCTAATAAATGCTGTTGATAAATCATTTCTTGATTGGATAGCAGCACTTCAATTTGGATTTGTTGAACTTGATTGTGGTTTAATTCACGGGAGCTCAAAAGATGTTGGCGACGATTTAACATTAGATACCCCGCCATTAACACTCCTGGATAGACTTACACGTCTTCAAGTAAACAGATTATTTACTGCGAGAAGTACACAACAATTTCATTTGGAATTAACAGAGGGGATTCTTAATTCGGAAGTACACGATTTAACCGGAAATCATAAGAAGGAGCAGAAGGTTCCTCAAAAAGCTGTCATTGGTGTTGGAGCAGGCAAAAATTATACTCTCTATGATGTAGGGACTGATAATACTCAATTCGTAAGGGCTGGATATCAATCAGAAAAGAAAAAAAATGGATTTGGATTACATTTTTAAACACTAGGTCGCAAGCGGGCGATCCTCGGGCGATCAAATGCTTAA
Coding sequences within it:
- a CDS encoding phosphoesterase, whose product is MIERWALISGLKGDLDTYELIQKDLKKTPGNITLFVLGDMIGPEKNCNKLLHRLINPKSNDLQPWCIYGWWEEQILLESGYRGNQRAEALRINKGEEVVKSLINAVDKSFLDWIAALQFGFVELDCGLIHGSSKDVGDDLTLDTPPLTLLDRLTRLQVNRLFTARSTQQFHLELTEGILNSEVHDLTGNHKKEQKVPQKAVIGVGAGKNYTLYDVGTDNTQFVRAGYQSEKKKNGFGLHF